Proteins encoded in a region of the Leptolyngbya subtilissima AS-A7 genome:
- a CDS encoding anthranilate phosphoribosyltransferase family protein, translated as MSHEFRDLLKQVGSGSHTSKALTRAEAAAATRMMLTQTATPAQIGAFMIAHRIKRPTVDELAGTLDAYEALGPTLPAIAPDSAYSRHALVLSCPYDGRSRTAPVNPITALVVAAAGVPVVMHGGDRMPTKEGIPLIELWQQLGVDLRSHSLEQAHTLLNRTGLGFVYLPQHFPLAHGLVPYREQIGKRPPFATVELLWSPYAGPHTLAMGFVHPPTEEFAKGTFALRGQTDWITVKGLEGSCDLARGRTAIVGVNHPGQTDRLLLHPRDYGLEGDDVELGDELTLGDRLLDVLAGGTTELAKTALWNAGFYLWQGGVADSLAGGLAEAQTLLATGKALAKLEEFRQQSADLTQPLIYSHS; from the coding sequence ATGAGCCATGAGTTTCGGGATTTGCTCAAGCAAGTTGGCAGCGGCAGCCACACCTCTAAGGCGCTGACCCGCGCCGAAGCCGCTGCCGCCACCCGCATGATGCTGACCCAAACGGCTACCCCAGCCCAGATTGGTGCGTTTATGATTGCCCACCGCATCAAGCGCCCCACTGTTGATGAGCTGGCGGGCACCCTGGATGCTTATGAAGCGCTGGGGCCGACCCTGCCCGCGATCGCCCCCGACAGCGCCTACAGCCGCCACGCTCTGGTGCTGAGCTGTCCCTACGACGGGCGGTCGCGCACCGCCCCCGTGAACCCGATCACGGCGCTGGTAGTGGCGGCAGCCGGGGTGCCAGTGGTGATGCACGGGGGTGATCGCATGCCCACCAAGGAAGGCATTCCACTGATTGAACTGTGGCAACAGTTGGGCGTTGACCTTCGCTCCCACAGCCTAGAGCAGGCCCACACCCTGCTCAACCGCACCGGTCTGGGTTTCGTCTATCTGCCTCAGCATTTTCCGCTGGCCCATGGGCTGGTGCCTTACCGCGAGCAGATCGGCAAACGCCCCCCCTTTGCCACGGTAGAGCTGCTGTGGTCGCCCTACGCTGGTCCACACACCCTGGCAATGGGCTTTGTTCACCCACCCACCGAGGAGTTCGCCAAGGGAACTTTTGCTCTGCGGGGCCAAACCGACTGGATTACCGTTAAAGGGCTGGAGGGCAGCTGCGACCTGGCGCGGGGAAGGACGGCGATCGTTGGGGTCAACCACCCTGGCCAGACCGATCGCCTGCTGCTGCACCCCCGCGACTATGGTCTAGAGGGCGACGATGTGGAGCTGGGCGATGAACTGACGCTGGGCGATCGCCTGCTAGACGTTCTGGCGGGCGGTACCACAGAACTTGCCAAGACTGCTCTGTGGAATGCCGGGTTTTACCTGTGGCAGGGCGGCGTGGCCGATTCTCTCGCAGGGGGCTTGGCCGAGGCCCAAACGCTACTGGCTACCGGTAAAGCACTGGCTAAACTAGAGGAATTCCGCCAGCAATCTGCCGATTTGACCCAGCCTCTCATCTACAGCCACAGTTAA